One window of the Staphylococcus equorum genome contains the following:
- a CDS encoding DUF368 domain-containing protein, with protein MSKIKWSNIWKGFAMGTTDLVPGVSGGTIALLLGIYDEFIRSVSGLFSKRFWESLKFLIPIGLGMVIAIGLLSKVINYLLNEHTVPTMFFFVGLIAGIVPYLLKTSRFKQTFNVKHYSLVALGIIIIVVITLLNNGDKHAGETLEISTGLFIKYFIAGACASSAMLLPGISGSFMLLVFGVYGTVMYALSEFISLNFNAIPVLISVGLGVIAGFLFASKIIQHLLTYHTYLTYALIIGFVVGSLYAVFPGLPDSILIWIISIITIICGFIISYKLGSTTKD; from the coding sequence ATGTCAAAAATAAAATGGTCAAATATTTGGAAAGGATTTGCTATGGGAACAACTGATTTAGTTCCGGGAGTGAGTGGAGGTACAATCGCACTCTTACTCGGTATTTATGATGAATTCATTCGTTCTGTTAGTGGTCTTTTTTCAAAACGTTTTTGGGAAAGTTTAAAATTTTTAATACCAATCGGATTAGGAATGGTAATTGCTATTGGGTTATTAAGTAAAGTTATTAATTACTTACTTAATGAACACACAGTACCCACGATGTTCTTTTTTGTTGGGTTAATCGCAGGAATCGTTCCATATTTATTAAAAACTTCTCGATTTAAACAAACATTTAATGTTAAACATTACTCTCTTGTAGCATTGGGTATCATTATAATTGTTGTTATTACTTTATTAAATAACGGCGACAAGCATGCAGGTGAAACACTAGAAATTTCAACTGGTCTTTTCATAAAATATTTTATTGCTGGTGCGTGTGCTTCTAGTGCTATGTTACTTCCAGGTATATCAGGATCATTTATGTTATTAGTGTTTGGAGTATACGGTACAGTAATGTATGCTCTCTCAGAATTTATTTCGCTAAACTTTAATGCCATTCCTGTATTGATTTCTGTTGGTTTAGGCGTTATTGCCGGTTTCTTATTTGCTAGTAAAATCATTCAACATTTATTGACTTACCATACTTACTTAACCTATGCATTAATTATTGGTTTTGTAGTAGGTTCGCTTTACGCAGTATTTCCTGGCCTCCCGGATTCTATTTTAATATGGATAATTTCAATCATAACGATAATTTGTGGCTTTATTATTAGTTATAAATTAGGAAGCACTACAAAAGATTAA
- a CDS encoding hemolysin family protein: MGTLISLITFIILLILTAFFVASEFAIVKVRTSRIHSLATGNNKNALSAQKVVTHLDEYLAACQLGITITALGIGMVGESTFEFMLHPLFSSLGLSDSMIHVFTLISAFVIATYLHVVVGEMAPKTVAIQKAEQITLIIAKPMIMFYKLFYPFIYILNGSARLILKMFGMQPAKESELYHSEEELKLLIKESHEGGEISENELTHINRAFAFDEMTINDGYIALDKVSIIDIKNDVDETKAYINNANYTRFPVFRDNPTQIVGYLHAKDFLNDDLTTLENITNDILKVSLNTKYHHVLELMKTHQIHIALVEDENRNPIGIITMENILENIVGDIKDEHDLV; encoded by the coding sequence TTGGGAACCCTTATTAGTTTAATCACGTTTATCATTTTATTAATACTTACTGCATTCTTTGTCGCTTCAGAGTTCGCAATAGTCAAAGTTCGAACATCAAGAATCCACTCGCTTGCAACAGGTAATAACAAAAATGCACTTTCAGCACAAAAGGTAGTAACACACTTAGATGAATACCTAGCCGCCTGTCAATTAGGTATTACAATTACCGCTTTAGGCATCGGTATGGTCGGCGAATCGACTTTCGAGTTTATGTTACACCCGCTTTTCAGTAGTTTAGGCTTGTCAGATTCGATGATACATGTCTTCACATTAATTAGCGCTTTCGTAATTGCAACCTATTTACACGTTGTAGTCGGCGAAATGGCTCCTAAGACAGTTGCGATACAAAAAGCCGAACAAATCACATTAATTATAGCTAAACCAATGATCATGTTTTACAAATTATTTTATCCATTTATATATATACTTAATGGTTCAGCGAGATTAATTTTGAAGATGTTTGGCATGCAACCTGCTAAAGAAAGTGAACTTTATCATTCCGAAGAAGAATTAAAATTATTGATTAAAGAAAGTCATGAAGGCGGAGAAATCTCTGAAAATGAATTAACACATATCAATCGTGCTTTTGCCTTTGATGAAATGACGATTAATGATGGTTATATTGCTCTCGACAAAGTTTCAATTATCGATATTAAAAATGATGTTGATGAAACAAAAGCTTATATAAATAATGCGAATTACACAAGATTCCCTGTATTTAGAGATAACCCAACTCAAATTGTTGGTTACTTACATGCTAAGGATTTTTTAAATGATGATTTAACGACACTTGAAAATATTACAAACGATATTCTAAAAGTAAGTCTTAATACTAAATACCATCATGTATTAGAGCTGATGAAAACACATCAAATCCACATCGCACTTGTCGAAGATGAAAACCGTAATCCTATTGGTATAATTACCATGGAAAACATTTTAGAAAATATAGTTGGCGATATTAAAGATGAGCATGATTTAGTCTAA
- a CDS encoding MetQ/NlpA family ABC transporter substrate-binding protein → MKKILSLVSVVALALLLAACGGGGDEKDKTITVGASPAPHAEILEKAEPLLEDKGYKLKIKTINDYTTPNKLLDKGELDANFFQHTPYLKTEKEDKGYKVESAGNVHLEPMAVYSKKYKSLKDLPKGATVYVSNNPAEEGRFLKFFVDEGLIKLKDGVKTEDATFDDIVENKKDIKFNNKQSAEYLPKIYQNEDADAVIINSNFAIDQDLSPKDDSIVLEKAKDNPYANLIGVREGHKDDEKIKALIDVLQSKEIKDYINKEYDGAVVPAK, encoded by the coding sequence ATGAAAAAAATATTAAGTTTAGTTTCTGTAGTTGCTTTAGCACTTTTATTAGCAGCATGTGGCGGTGGCGGAGATGAAAAAGATAAGACAATTACAGTCGGAGCTTCGCCAGCACCGCACGCAGAAATATTAGAAAAAGCAGAACCATTGTTAGAAGATAAAGGTTATAAGCTAAAAATCAAAACGATTAATGATTATACAACACCGAATAAATTATTAGATAAAGGTGAACTTGATGCGAACTTCTTCCAACATACACCATATTTAAAAACAGAGAAGGAAGACAAAGGCTATAAAGTGGAATCAGCAGGAAACGTTCACTTGGAGCCTATGGCAGTTTACTCTAAAAAATATAAAAGTTTAAAAGATTTACCAAAAGGCGCAACAGTATATGTTTCGAATAATCCAGCTGAAGAAGGACGTTTCTTAAAATTCTTCGTAGATGAAGGACTTATTAAATTAAAAGATGGCGTTAAAACAGAAGACGCTACGTTTGATGATATTGTAGAAAATAAAAAAGACATCAAATTTAATAATAAACAATCTGCAGAGTATCTACCTAAAATTTATCAAAACGAAGATGCTGATGCTGTAATTATTAATTCAAACTTTGCAATTGATCAAGATTTAAGCCCTAAAGATGATTCAATTGTTCTAGAGAAAGCAAAAGACAATCCTTATGCGAATTTAATTGGCGTAAGAGAAGGTCATAAAGATGACGAGAAAATTAAAGCGCTAATTGATGTACTCCAGTCTAAAGAAATTAAAGACTATATCAACAAAGAATACGATGGTGCGGTCGTACCAGCAAAATAA
- a CDS encoding methionine ABC transporter permease, whose translation MGNSFGDILREMVTMPNISWDEVWLATYETIYMTVIATAFAFVLGLILGVLLFLSAKSKSPVARVFYSVVSFIVNLFRAIPFIILILLLIPFTSLILGTISGPTGALPALIISAAPFYARLVEIAFKEIDKGVIEAAWSMGANTWTVVKKVLLPEAMPALISGITVTAIALVGSTAVAGVIGAGGLGNLAYLTGFTRNQNDVIFVSTVLILIIVFIIQFIGDWSTNKIDKR comes from the coding sequence ATGGGTAATTCGTTTGGTGACATACTCCGTGAGATGGTTACTATGCCAAATATTAGTTGGGACGAAGTTTGGTTAGCAACATATGAAACAATTTATATGACTGTAATAGCAACAGCGTTTGCTTTTGTTTTAGGACTGATTTTAGGTGTATTACTCTTCTTATCAGCTAAAAGTAAATCACCAGTGGCAAGAGTCTTTTATAGTGTAGTTTCATTTATCGTAAACTTATTCAGAGCGATACCTTTCATTATTCTCATACTCTTGTTGATTCCATTCACAAGTTTAATATTAGGAACAATTAGTGGACCAACTGGAGCTTTACCAGCATTGATTATTAGTGCTGCACCGTTCTATGCAAGATTAGTAGAGATCGCATTTAAAGAAATCGACAAAGGCGTAATCGAAGCGGCTTGGTCAATGGGCGCAAATACATGGACAGTAGTGAAAAAAGTCCTTTTACCAGAAGCAATGCCAGCTTTAATATCCGGTATTACAGTGACTGCAATTGCTTTAGTTGGATCAACAGCGGTTGCTGGTGTAATTGGTGCAGGTGGTTTAGGTAACTTAGCGTATTTAACTGGCTTCACACGAAATCAAAATGACGTCATATTTGTATCAACAGTTTTAATACTGATTATTGTATTTATCATTCAATTTATTGGTGACTGGTCTACAAATAAAATAGATAAACGATAA
- a CDS encoding methionine ABC transporter ATP-binding protein: MIELNQIVKRYKTKKHDVLAVDHVDLNIQSGSIFGVVGFSGAGKSTLVRLLNNLEQPTSGDVIIDGDKIGDLSKSDLRKKRQKVSMIFQHFNLLWSRNVLNNITFPLEIAGVSRREAKQRALELVELVGLKGRENAYPSELSGGQKQRVGIARALANEPTVLLCDEATSALDPQTTDEILELLLKIKEERNLTIVIITHEMHVIRRICDEVAVMENGRVIEQGKVTTVFENPQHEVTKRFVKDDLDDDFDESITDLITLNENDYVVRLNFTGSNTTEPLVSYITKTHNIDVNILEANIKHTKDGSIGFLVVHLPTVNSEKFEKFKNDLEAQHVSVEVLKHG, encoded by the coding sequence ATGATTGAATTAAATCAAATAGTCAAAAGGTACAAGACAAAAAAACACGACGTACTAGCTGTAGATCATGTTGATTTAAACATTCAATCAGGCTCAATCTTTGGAGTAGTTGGTTTTTCAGGAGCGGGGAAAAGTACTTTAGTAAGACTCTTGAACAATCTCGAGCAACCTACTTCAGGTGACGTAATTATTGATGGAGATAAGATTGGTGATTTATCTAAATCAGATTTAAGAAAAAAACGTCAAAAAGTGAGCATGATTTTTCAACATTTTAATTTACTGTGGTCACGAAATGTATTAAATAATATTACATTTCCGCTAGAAATTGCTGGTGTTTCGCGCCGTGAAGCGAAGCAACGTGCTTTAGAACTAGTGGAATTGGTAGGACTAAAAGGAAGAGAAAATGCATATCCATCGGAATTATCAGGCGGTCAAAAGCAACGTGTCGGTATCGCGCGTGCATTAGCTAATGAACCTACTGTATTGCTTTGCGATGAAGCAACAAGTGCTTTAGATCCTCAAACGACAGATGAAATTCTAGAATTATTATTAAAGATTAAAGAAGAACGAAATTTAACAATCGTAATCATTACACACGAAATGCATGTCATTCGACGTATCTGTGATGAAGTCGCTGTTATGGAAAATGGCCGTGTAATTGAACAAGGCAAGGTTACAACTGTCTTTGAAAACCCACAACATGAAGTAACAAAACGCTTTGTGAAAGATGATTTAGACGATGATTTTGATGAATCTATCACAGATTTAATAACATTAAATGAAAATGATTATGTAGTTCGCTTGAATTTTACAGGAAGCAATACTACGGAGCCGTTAGTATCATACATAACTAAGACGCATAATATTGATGTAAATATATTGGAAGCTAATATTAAACATACGAAAGACGGTTCAATCGGCTTTTTAGTAGTGCATTTACCAACAGTAAATTCAGAAAAATTCGAAAAGTTCAAAAATGATTTAGAAGCGCAACACGTTTCAGTGGAGGTGTTAAAGCATGGGTAA
- a CDS encoding thioredoxin family protein — MNVTSEHRADVHEHEEKEKYLIFGYTPTCGTCKVSERMLDIANEILKLPITKIDLNFHPDFSQAQEIQSVPVLMLMSKGKEQKRIYAFQSVPYLLENLK; from the coding sequence ATGAATGTAACAAGTGAACACCGTGCAGATGTGCACGAACATGAAGAAAAAGAAAAATATTTAATATTTGGTTATACACCAACGTGTGGAACTTGTAAAGTTTCAGAACGCATGTTAGATATAGCAAATGAAATTTTGAAACTACCAATTACAAAAATAGATTTGAATTTTCATCCTGATTTTAGCCAAGCGCAAGAAATACAATCTGTACCTGTGCTCATGTTGATGTCTAAAGGTAAAGAGCAGAAAAGAATTTACGCATTTCAATCTGTTCCTTATTTGTTAGAAAATTTAAAATAG
- a CDS encoding toprim domain-containing protein yields MTILNQVIIVEGKSDKKRVKQVIDQPIDIICTNGTMGIDKIDEMVETLYDKQVYILVDSDKEGEKIRKWFKRYLSESKHIRIDRQYCEVARCPKPYLSKVLRKHGFSVKDAEKVAKAKLDYIAERVSLLT; encoded by the coding sequence ATGACGATACTAAACCAAGTTATCATTGTCGAAGGCAAGTCAGACAAGAAGCGGGTAAAGCAAGTTATTGATCAGCCAATTGATATCATATGTACAAACGGTACTATGGGCATTGATAAAATCGATGAAATGGTTGAAACTTTATATGATAAACAAGTGTATATTCTTGTTGATTCAGATAAAGAAGGTGAAAAGATACGGAAATGGTTCAAACGATATCTCAGTGAAAGTAAACATATACGCATAGATAGACAATATTGTGAGGTTGCTAGATGCCCTAAACCATATTTATCCAAAGTACTGCGAAAACATGGTTTTTCTGTAAAAGACGCAGAAAAAGTAGCTAAAGCAAAATTAGATTATATAGCTGAAAGGGTAAGTTTATTAACATGA
- the gcvH gene encoding glycine cleavage system protein GcvH translates to MAVPSEFKYSKEHEWVKIEGNTVTIGITEYAQGELGDIVFVELPEVDDEINEGETFGSVESVKTVSELYAPVTGKVVESNEELEDSPEFVNESPYDKAWMVKVELSDESQLDELLSAEQYSEMIGE, encoded by the coding sequence GTGGCAGTACCGAGTGAATTTAAATATTCTAAAGAACATGAATGGGTTAAAATTGAAGGAAATACAGTAACAATTGGTATAACTGAATATGCTCAAGGTGAATTAGGAGATATCGTATTCGTTGAATTACCAGAAGTCGACGATGAGATTAACGAAGGTGAAACTTTTGGTAGTGTTGAATCAGTAAAAACAGTTTCAGAACTATACGCACCTGTTACTGGGAAAGTTGTCGAGTCTAACGAAGAATTAGAAGACAGCCCAGAATTCGTAAATGAATCACCATACGATAAAGCATGGATGGTAAAAGTTGAATTAAGTGATGAAAGTCAATTAGATGAATTACTATCAGCTGAGCAATACTCAGAAATGATTGGTGAATAA
- a CDS encoding arsenate reductase family protein, which yields MIKFYQYPNCTTCKKAAKFLQEYGVSFEPIDIVQHTPTKNEFKDIIEATEIDINKLFNTHGAKYRELGLKDKLKDLTNDEKLDLLASNGMLVKRPLAISGNKVTVGFKEDQYKETWL from the coding sequence ATGATAAAATTTTACCAGTATCCTAATTGTACAACTTGTAAGAAGGCAGCTAAGTTCTTACAGGAGTATGGTGTTAGTTTTGAACCAATTGATATCGTTCAACATACACCTACTAAAAACGAGTTTAAAGATATTATTGAAGCGACAGAAATTGATATTAATAAACTTTTTAACACACATGGCGCAAAATATCGTGAGCTTGGATTGAAAGATAAGTTGAAAGATCTAACGAATGATGAAAAGTTAGATTTATTGGCTTCAAATGGTATGTTAGTTAAAAGACCGCTAGCCATTTCAGGAAATAAAGTTACAGTTGGATTTAAAGAAGACCAATATAAAGAAACTTGGTTATAA
- a CDS encoding thioredoxin family protein, with amino-acid sequence MQPINSTDNFKETIQSDNPVIVKFEAGWCPDCKAMDMWIDPITEKYNDYQWFTVNRDELEDVASDNDVMGIPSLLVFKNGEKLAHLHSANAKSPEQVESFLAETFK; translated from the coding sequence ATGCAACCAATAAATTCTACAGACAATTTTAAAGAAACAATACAAAGTGATAATCCTGTCATTGTTAAATTCGAAGCAGGCTGGTGTCCAGATTGTAAAGCGATGGACATGTGGATTGATCCAATCACTGAAAAATATAATGATTACCAATGGTTCACTGTAAATCGTGATGAATTAGAAGACGTAGCGTCTGACAATGATGTAATGGGTATTCCTAGCTTGTTAGTTTTCAAAAATGGAGAAAAACTAGCTCATTTACATTCAGCAAATGCAAAATCTCCAGAACAAGTTGAATCATTTTTAGCAGAAACATTTAAATAA
- a CDS encoding nitroreductase family protein, giving the protein MELQEAIAQRRSIKVFKRDMNIDDAALYQAIQQATDAPNHGMREPWRVVHIAKDRLGDMSKQLTKIAFPNLKKKQEDHYNVATNLGGMLALVLKEDPRQKQNLENYMAFGAFTQNLMLLLHEVGIGTCWKTPAYIFEPEMRALFGVKDDESLVGFLYLTDLEDEVPHRERHLNNIIDKF; this is encoded by the coding sequence ATGGAATTGCAGGAAGCAATAGCACAACGTCGTAGTATTAAAGTGTTCAAAAGAGATATGAATATAGACGATGCTGCTTTATATCAAGCTATTCAACAAGCTACTGATGCACCTAATCATGGTATGAGAGAGCCATGGAGAGTTGTTCATATTGCTAAAGATAGATTAGGGGATATGAGTAAACAGCTTACCAAAATCGCGTTTCCTAATCTGAAGAAAAAACAAGAAGATCATTATAATGTAGCAACAAATCTTGGGGGCATGCTAGCTTTAGTCTTAAAAGAAGATCCAAGACAAAAACAAAATTTAGAAAATTATATGGCATTTGGAGCTTTCACTCAAAATTTAATGCTTCTTCTACATGAAGTTGGCATTGGTACGTGTTGGAAAACGCCAGCATATATTTTTGAACCTGAAATGCGTGCGTTATTTGGAGTGAAAGACGATGAGAGCTTAGTCGGATTTTTATATTTAACTGATTTAGAAGACGAAGTACCACATAGAGAACGTCATCTAAATAATATAATTGATAAATTTTAA
- the aroD gene encoding type I 3-dehydroquinate dehydratase — protein sequence MTEVDIAVTIAPENELSQSTIKDLIKFQDSIEIIELRIDQWVDFDVKHVSKVVDNIYSLNLGKKILVTYRTSSQGGSGTLSQEAYLNALAEMINLAHIDLVDIEFEPGKSTQPLIDLIEQFKSKQIQVVLSYHDFKKTPALEALKHLYFKMHQLEPDYLKVAVMPHEKQDVLNLLSAMSETSDSVTQQVIGIAMSKLGVISRTAQGLFGGTVTYGCLDSPKAPGQIHVEALKQQLKLYE from the coding sequence ATGACTGAAGTTGATATAGCTGTTACGATAGCGCCAGAAAACGAACTTTCACAATCTACTATAAAAGACTTAATTAAATTTCAAGATTCAATAGAAATCATTGAACTTAGAATAGATCAGTGGGTGGATTTTGATGTGAAGCATGTGTCTAAAGTAGTAGACAATATCTATAGTTTAAATTTAGGGAAAAAAATACTCGTTACTTATCGTACTTCTTCACAAGGTGGAAGCGGCACGTTATCACAAGAAGCATATTTGAATGCATTAGCTGAAATGATCAATTTAGCACATATTGATTTAGTTGATATTGAATTTGAACCCGGGAAATCAACACAACCTTTAATAGATTTAATTGAACAATTTAAAAGCAAACAAATCCAAGTGGTATTGTCCTATCATGATTTTAAAAAAACACCGGCATTAGAAGCTTTAAAACATCTTTATTTTAAAATGCATCAACTTGAACCAGATTATTTAAAAGTTGCAGTAATGCCTCATGAAAAACAAGATGTGCTTAATTTATTAAGTGCGATGTCAGAAACGTCTGATTCAGTCACTCAACAAGTAATAGGCATTGCAATGTCAAAATTGGGTGTTATATCAAGGACTGCGCAGGGATTATTTGGAGGCACTGTAACGTATGGCTGTCTTGATAGTCCTAAAGCACCAGGTCAAATTCATGTTGAAGCGTTAAAACAACAATTAAAGTTATATGAGTAG
- a CDS encoding organic hydroperoxide resistance protein — MAVNYETKATNTGGRNGHVQTDDKAIDVAVIPPAQADAEKGTNPEQLFAAGYASCFNGAFDLILKQNKVRDAEPEVTLTVRLEDDPDAESPKLSVSIDAKVKSVLSQEDAEKYLQDAHEFCPYSKATRGNIDVDLNVEVVD, encoded by the coding sequence ATGGCAGTAAATTATGAAACTAAAGCAACAAATACAGGTGGCCGTAACGGACACGTTCAAACAGATGATAAAGCAATCGATGTAGCGGTTATTCCACCAGCACAAGCTGACGCTGAAAAAGGTACAAACCCTGAGCAATTATTCGCAGCAGGTTATGCCTCATGCTTTAACGGTGCATTCGATTTAATCTTAAAACAAAACAAAGTGAGAGATGCTGAACCAGAAGTAACTCTAACTGTGCGTTTAGAAGATGATCCAGATGCTGAAAGCCCTAAATTGAGCGTTTCAATTGATGCTAAAGTTAAAAGCGTATTATCTCAAGAAGACGCTGAAAAATATTTACAAGACGCACACGAATTTTGTCCATATTCAAAAGCTACACGTGGCAACATTGACGTTGATTTAAACGTAGAAGTTGTTGACTAG